Proteins co-encoded in one Methanobrevibacter sp. genomic window:
- the rpl12p gene encoding 50S ribosomal protein P1, translating to MEYIYAAMILHSADKDINEENVKSIIEAAGIDADDARIKALIAALEDVDIEEAMETTAMAAAPVAAAPVEAAAEEEEEEDEEAAEEEAAAGLGALFG from the coding sequence ATGGAATACATATATGCGGCAATGATTTTACACAGCGCAGACAAAGACATTAATGAAGAAAATGTTAAGAGTATTATAGAAGCAGCAGGTATCGACGCAGATGATGCTAGAATCAAAGCATTAATCGCAGCTTTAGAAGATGTAGACATCGAAGAAGCAATGGAAACTACTGCAATGGCAGCAGCTCCTGTAGCAGCAGCTCCAGTAGAAGCAGCAGCTGAAGAAGAGGAAGAAGAAGACGAAGAAGCAGCTGAAGAAGAAGCAGCAGCTGGTTTAGGTGCTTTATTCGGATAG
- a CDS encoding 50S ribosomal protein L10 — MAHVAEWKKEEVSELKGLIDSYDVVGIVDLLNIPAKQLQEMRKSLLGKAVIRMSKKNLIDLALEDCNSDKNDITDLSDYMDGQVAIIATEMNPFRLYKILEDSKTAAPAKPGSIAVDDIVIPEGDTGFEPGPFLGELQQVGIPAKIDKGKIVVSKETVLVKAGEEVSAKVASTLSRMDINPMEVGIDLKAVYEDGAIYTSDVLAIDEEETIAKVQDAFTKAFNISVYAAIPTEETISAIISNAYTKAFNVAMESAYATSETSEPLIGLAQAKMLALANLVADTEGALDDELAEKLSNAAAATVAVVEEDETVDEVEEEEEEENAEEEAAMGLGALFG; from the coding sequence ATGGCTCATGTTGCTGAATGGAAAAAAGAAGAAGTTAGTGAACTCAAAGGGTTAATAGACTCTTATGATGTTGTTGGAATTGTCGACTTATTAAACATTCCAGCAAAACAGCTCCAAGAAATGAGAAAATCTCTCTTAGGAAAAGCTGTTATAAGAATGTCTAAGAAAAATCTTATTGATTTAGCACTTGAAGATTGTAATTCTGATAAAAACGATATCACTGATTTATCCGATTATATGGATGGTCAAGTTGCTATCATTGCAACTGAAATGAATCCTTTCAGATTATACAAAATCTTGGAAGACAGCAAAACTGCAGCTCCTGCAAAACCAGGATCCATTGCAGTTGATGATATTGTTATTCCAGAAGGGGACACTGGATTTGAACCAGGTCCATTTTTAGGAGAATTACAACAAGTGGGTATTCCTGCTAAAATTGACAAAGGTAAAATTGTAGTTTCAAAAGAAACCGTACTTGTTAAAGCAGGTGAAGAAGTATCCGCTAAAGTAGCTAGTACTTTAAGCAGAATGGATATTAACCCAATGGAAGTAGGTATAGATTTAAAAGCAGTATATGAAGACGGAGCTATTTACACCTCTGATGTACTCGCAATCGATGAGGAAGAAACCATAGCTAAGGTTCAAGATGCATTTACAAAAGCATTCAACATATCTGTATATGCAGCAATACCTACAGAGGAAACAATATCTGCAATTATCTCAAATGCATACACCAAAGCATTCAACGTTGCTATGGAAAGTGCTTATGCAACCTCAGAAACTTCAGAACCATTAATTGGTTTAGCACAAGCAAAAATGTTAGCATTAGCAAACCTTGTTGCTGATACTGAAGGAGCTTTAGACGATGAATTAGCAGAAAAATTATCTAATGCTGCTGCAGCTACCGTTGCAGTTGTAGAAGAAGATGAAACTGTTGATGAAGTGGAAGAAGAAGAGGAAGAAGAAAATGCAGAAGAAGAAGCAGCTATGGGATTAGGTGCTTTATTCGGATAA
- a CDS encoding 50S ribosomal protein L1 has translation MTQDVIEAVKKAKEESKPRNFTQSMDAIINVRDLDVKKPENRFNEEVTLPNGRGKEVKIGVIADGELIVQAKNAGVDLVLNKEDLEALGKDRKAAKRAANSVDFFVAQADMMPLVGRFLGPVLGPRNKMPKPVPASIKLDPLLERLQNTIKVGIKQQPSIQVIVGSQDMTDEEIAENIETVLTVLDRQLDKGRSQIKSMFIKTTMGPTVRVI, from the coding sequence ATGACACAAGATGTAATAGAAGCGGTGAAGAAGGCAAAAGAAGAGTCAAAGCCGAGGAACTTCACACAGTCTATGGATGCTATTATTAATGTCCGTGACTTAGATGTCAAAAAACCAGAAAATAGGTTTAATGAGGAAGTTACTCTTCCTAATGGCCGTGGCAAAGAAGTAAAAATCGGAGTCATTGCTGATGGGGAACTCATTGTTCAAGCTAAAAACGCTGGTGTCGATCTTGTATTAAACAAAGAGGATTTAGAAGCTTTAGGAAAAGACAGAAAAGCAGCAAAACGTGCAGCAAACTCTGTTGATTTCTTTGTAGCTCAAGCTGATATGATGCCACTTGTTGGTAGATTTTTAGGTCCAGTTCTTGGTCCACGTAATAAAATGCCAAAACCAGTGCCAGCTAGTATCAAATTAGATCCACTTTTAGAAAGGTTACAAAATACCATTAAAGTAGGTATTAAACAACAACCTTCTATCCAAGTAATTGTTGGAAGTCAAGATATGACCGATGAAGAGATAGCTGAAAATATTGAAACTGTTCTTACTGTCTTAGACCGCCAATTAGATAAAGGAAGAAGTCAAATAAAATCCATGTTTATTAAAACAACTATGGGTCCAACTGTGAGGGTGATCTAG
- a CDS encoding 50S ribosomal protein L11 — MAKDTVEVLIEGGSATAGTPLGPALGPFGINMMQVVEEINNKSADFAGMKVPVKISIDRDTKEFEVEIGTPPTTSLIMEELGIEKASHEPGLDIVNDLPIDKALKIARMKFDSLLANDYKAGVKEVMGTCVSMGLSVDGKDPRDAQKDVDAGVYDDILVE, encoded by the coding sequence ATGGCTAAAGATACAGTCGAAGTTCTTATCGAAGGTGGAAGCGCAACTGCTGGAACTCCATTAGGCCCAGCATTAGGACCTTTCGGTATTAATATGATGCAAGTTGTTGAAGAAATCAACAATAAAAGTGCTGATTTCGCAGGTATGAAAGTTCCTGTAAAAATTAGTATTGATCGTGATACCAAAGAATTCGAAGTCGAAATTGGTACACCACCAACTACATCACTTATTATGGAAGAATTAGGCATAGAAAAAGCTTCCCATGAACCAGGTTTAGACATTGTTAATGATTTACCGATTGACAAAGCTTTAAAAATCGCAAGAATGAAATTCGATTCTTTACTTGCTAACGATTACAAAGCTGGAGTTAAAGAGGTTATGGGAACTTGTGTAAGTATGGGACTTTCTGTTGACGGTAAAGACCCAAGAGATGCACAAAAAGATGTAGATGCTGGAGTATATGATGATATTTTAGTAGAATGA
- a CDS encoding transcription elongation factor Spt5 yields the protein MENTENTIYALKTSAGQEKNVARLLARKAHLDGVGISSILAPESLKGYILVESSTKIDLRNPNLKVQHLRGVVEGKHGITFEEAKRFLKPEPIISSIKERSIVELISGPFKGEKAKVVRIDESREEVVLELIEAAVPIPVTVKADQIRIIQKEAD from the coding sequence ATGGAAAATACTGAGAATACCATATACGCTCTTAAGACATCTGCTGGTCAAGAAAAGAATGTAGCTAGGTTATTAGCTCGTAAAGCTCACCTAGATGGTGTTGGTATTTCATCAATCCTTGCCCCTGAATCTTTAAAAGGGTACATCTTAGTTGAATCTTCAACAAAAATTGATTTAAGAAATCCGAATCTTAAAGTTCAACATTTAAGAGGGGTTGTTGAAGGTAAACATGGAATTACCTTTGAAGAGGCAAAAAGATTCTTAAAACCAGAACCTATTATTTCTTCAATTAAAGAAAGGAGTATTGTTGAACTTATTTCAGGTCCTTTCAAAGGAGAAAAAGCTAAAGTGGTTCGTATAGATGAATCACGTGAAGAAGTAGTTCTCGAGTTAATAGAAGCAGCAGTACCTATTCCGGTTACTGTAAAAGCTGATCAAATTAGAATCATACAAAAGGAGGCTGACTAA
- a CDS encoding protein translocase SEC61 complex subunit gamma — MNAQEKLEKTWKDCKRVLKVSRKPDGEEYMQFSKITALGIVVIGIIGFVIVLISQLIGL; from the coding sequence ATGAATGCGCAAGAAAAATTAGAAAAAACTTGGAAAGATTGTAAAAGAGTATTAAAAGTATCAAGAAAACCAGATGGTGAAGAATACATGCAGTTTTCTAAAATCACTGCTTTGGGTATTGTTGTAATTGGTATCATCGGTTTTGTTATTGTTTTAATAAGTCAATTAATTGGATTATAG
- the ftsZ gene encoding cell division protein FtsZ produces MKFIDDAIKESEKRMEKKPPEKISADIDDDLIDIINRNKANIYVVGAGGAGNNTVSRLNEMGIEGATTITVNTDAQDLYYSEASKKILLGKQTCGGLGAGGQPEIGEECAEESEDEIRDELEGADMVFVTCGLGGGTGTGSAPIISKLAKKTGALTVAVATMPFSAEGIRRRENAEEGLAKLKEAADTVIIIPNDKLLEVAPNLPLNKAFMVSDEILGRAVKGITELITKQGLVSLDFADIRSIMEGSGMAMIGMGESNSGDRALESVHEALSSPLLDIDVSNATGALINISSNSDLTLHESEKIVQVVADKLDPEANIIWGAQIDESLDNTIRTTIVVSGIQSEDDSDRIKVNESAIIKDDEDDLDDFIDGIF; encoded by the coding sequence GTGAAATTTATAGATGATGCAATTAAAGAATCCGAAAAAAGAATGGAAAAGAAACCACCTGAAAAAATTTCCGCTGATATTGATGATGATCTTATAGATATAATAAATAGAAATAAAGCAAATATCTATGTTGTAGGAGCAGGTGGAGCAGGAAACAATACAGTTTCAAGATTGAACGAAATGGGTATTGAAGGTGCTACAACAATTACTGTAAACACTGATGCGCAAGATTTATATTATAGTGAAGCTAGCAAAAAGATTCTTCTTGGAAAGCAAACCTGTGGAGGGCTTGGTGCTGGAGGCCAACCTGAAATTGGAGAAGAGTGTGCTGAAGAAAGTGAAGATGAAATTAGGGATGAATTAGAAGGCGCAGATATGGTATTTGTTACCTGTGGTCTTGGTGGAGGAACCGGTACTGGTTCAGCTCCAATCATTTCTAAATTAGCTAAAAAAACAGGTGCATTGACTGTTGCAGTAGCTACCATGCCGTTTTCAGCTGAAGGAATCAGAAGAAGAGAAAATGCAGAAGAAGGTTTGGCAAAACTTAAAGAAGCTGCTGACACTGTAATTATTATTCCAAATGACAAATTATTGGAAGTTGCTCCTAATTTACCTTTAAACAAAGCATTCATGGTTTCTGATGAAATCTTGGGAAGAGCTGTTAAAGGAATTACCGAATTGATCACAAAACAAGGTTTAGTAAGTCTTGATTTTGCTGATATCAGAAGTATCATGGAAGGTTCTGGAATGGCAATGATTGGTATGGGAGAATCCAATTCTGGCGATAGAGCTTTAGAATCTGTACATGAAGCATTAAGCAGCCCATTATTAGATATTGATGTATCCAATGCTACTGGTGCATTAATTAACATTTCAAGTAATTCTGACTTAACTTTACATGAATCTGAAAAGATTGTACAAGTTGTTGCAGACAAACTTGATCCGGAAGCAAATATTATTTGGGGAGCTCAAATTGACGAGTCCTTAGACAATACAATCAGAACCACTATTGTAGTTTCCGGAATCCAATCTGAAGACGATTCTGATAGGATTAAGGTAAATGAATCTGCTATCATTAAAGATGATGAAGATGACTTAGATGATTTCATTGATGGAATCTTCTAA
- a CDS encoding pyruvate kinase alpha/beta domain-containing protein: MEEKVEYFDKEGKQNTAKVIELVKERLERSDDINYVVVASATGESALLLADALDDIDVKIINVTHHAGFKNPNELDISDEMIGKLNEKGIYTFIGSHALSGVGRGITNRFGGINPSDIIAETLRMFSHGIKVGAEISIMTADAGLIPVDEEIIAIGGRGQGLDSAAVLTPANMTNVFDLKFHEIIAMPRP, translated from the coding sequence ATGGAGGAAAAGGTAGAATATTTTGACAAAGAAGGTAAGCAAAATACTGCAAAAGTAATTGAACTTGTTAAGGAAAGATTAGAACGCTCTGATGATATAAATTATGTTGTTGTGGCATCTGCAACTGGTGAATCTGCATTGTTGTTGGCTGATGCACTTGATGATATTGATGTTAAGATAATCAATGTAACTCATCATGCCGGTTTTAAGAATCCTAATGAATTGGACATTTCTGATGAAATGATCGGGAAACTAAATGAAAAAGGGATCTATACTTTCATAGGATCCCATGCTTTGAGCGGTGTTGGCCGTGGAATAACTAACAGGTTTGGGGGAATTAATCCTTCTGATATTATTGCTGAAACACTTAGGATGTTTTCACACGGTATTAAGGTAGGTGCTGAAATATCTATCATGACTGCTGATGCTGGACTTATTCCTGTGGATGAGGAAATTATTGCTATTGGTGGAAGAGGCCAGGGATTGGATTCAGCGGCTGTTTTAACACCTGCTAATATGACTAATGTCTTTGATTTAAAATTCCATGAAATTATTGCTATGCCTAGACCATAG
- a CDS encoding coenzyme F420-0:L-glutamate ligase: MNSLNNIKHTEIEDYYIIPIETGYIKPNENLDVIIEPAKELMEDGDYLVIAETPISISQGRLVDEANYKPGITAKLLAGVWSKYLWGYLFGPLLGIKKRTIKNLRRLPPETQAHKEVVLQLYGLKHALKPASEAGIDLSNAPGTSVSLLPENPEKVASEIKKEINKDVKVMIIDTDATYMKNGKYFTGLPIAIDGIEADKGVFGYVKGQLSENMGSTPLGCSDEISVEEGLKIANIAEDYQKSLETAMATIHSVKSVLGTDEGGVTIEALDSITHTPAVIIRKKNLY; encoded by the coding sequence ATGAATTCATTAAATAACATAAAACATACTGAAATTGAAGATTATTACATAATACCTATTGAAACTGGCTACATCAAACCAAATGAAAATTTGGATGTTATAATAGAACCTGCAAAAGAATTAATGGAAGATGGAGATTATCTGGTAATTGCCGAAACTCCAATATCCATATCACAGGGAAGGCTTGTTGATGAGGCGAATTATAAACCTGGAATTACAGCAAAACTACTTGCAGGAGTCTGGAGCAAATACCTATGGGGATATTTGTTCGGACCCCTCCTGGGAATTAAAAAAAGAACGATAAAAAACTTAAGAAGATTGCCTCCTGAAACACAAGCACACAAAGAGGTTGTCCTACAGCTATATGGATTGAAACATGCTTTAAAACCAGCTTCAGAAGCAGGGATTGATTTGAGCAATGCTCCCGGAACCAGCGTTTCGCTTTTGCCTGAAAATCCTGAAAAGGTAGCATCAGAAATTAAGAAAGAGATAAACAAAGACGTAAAGGTAATGATTATCGATACCGATGCAACATATATGAAAAATGGAAAATATTTTACAGGACTTCCAATAGCCATTGATGGAATTGAAGCGGACAAGGGAGTTTTTGGATATGTTAAAGGACAGCTGTCCGAAAATATGGGATCCACACCTTTAGGATGTTCCGATGAAATTAGTGTTGAGGAAGGGTTGAAAATAGCAAATATTGCTGAAGACTATCAGAAATCATTAGAAACTGCAATGGCAACCATACACAGCGTCAAATCAGTTTTAGGAACTGATGAGGGAGGGGTAACCATTGAAGCATTGGACTCAATAACCCATACTCCGGCAGTGATAATTAGAAAGAAAAATTTATATTAA
- the tfe gene encoding transcription factor E, with the protein MIDDPLVKSLLLSILETEENLEIVKCLIDGIGTDEEIAEKTGIKLNFVRKFLYKLYDAGLASYKRSKDPETQWYTYSWKFDEEEVINIIKNSSELTLKQLNEELENEESNMFFICPEGHYRLNFENSSELEFICPECGEELIFHDNAEIIEELKRDIEIVENNFKSFSKKIK; encoded by the coding sequence ATGATTGATGACCCATTAGTAAAATCTTTATTATTAAGCATACTAGAAACTGAAGAAAATTTAGAAATCGTCAAATGCCTTATTGATGGAATAGGTACTGATGAGGAAATTGCTGAAAAAACCGGCATAAAATTGAATTTTGTTAGAAAATTTTTATACAAACTATATGATGCAGGATTAGCAAGCTACAAAAGAAGCAAAGACCCTGAAACCCAATGGTACACCTACAGCTGGAAATTCGATGAAGAAGAAGTTATAAATATAATTAAAAATTCTTCAGAGCTTACCCTCAAACAATTAAATGAAGAATTAGAAAACGAAGAGTCAAACATGTTTTTCATTTGTCCGGAAGGACATTACAGATTAAACTTTGAAAATTCATCAGAACTAGAATTTATCTGTCCGGAATGTGGTGAAGAATTGATTTTCCACGACAATGCTGAAATAATTGAAGAGTTGAAAAGGGACATTGAAATTGTAGAGAATAATTTCAAATCATTTTCAAAGAAAATCAAATAG
- a CDS encoding TIGR00295 family protein, which yields MEIEVLKKAKCPENVIDHCIAVYKKSMKMAKDFDNVDLDLIKTGSLLHDIGRSKTHGIKHAIEGAKIAEELGYDEKVCNIIERHIGAGITEKEAEELGLPIKSYVPQTLEEKIVAHSDNLISGTEEVDLNFVIDKIRRKVDNPEEKIDRLILLHNELKQA from the coding sequence ATGGAAATAGAAGTCTTAAAAAAGGCCAAATGCCCCGAAAATGTCATAGATCATTGTATTGCAGTTTATAAAAAATCTATGAAAATGGCTAAAGATTTTGATAATGTTGATTTAGATCTTATTAAAACAGGTTCTCTACTTCATGATATTGGTAGAAGCAAAACCCATGGAATAAAACATGCCATCGAGGGTGCAAAAATAGCTGAAGAACTCGGTTATGATGAAAAGGTATGCAATATCATAGAAAGACATATTGGAGCAGGAATAACCGAAAAAGAAGCAGAAGAACTAGGGCTTCCAATAAAATCATATGTTCCCCAAACGTTAGAGGAAAAAATTGTTGCACATAGCGATAACCTGATAAGTGGAACCGAAGAAGTGGACCTTAATTTTGTAATTGATAAAATTAGAAGAAAAGTAGATAATCCTGAAGAAAAAATAGATAGGCTTATTTTACTTCATAATGAACTTAAACAAGCGTGA
- a CDS encoding DUF5591 domain-containing protein gives MKVICSSEESLYRPEAVRWRERMELMKPMGDTVVLLPCSMKKPYSNSKSHMQFRKATRSFQELIITSPFGICPRELENTFPIQSYDVAVTGDWSQDEIDEAGKLLKEYVKGKNVVANVSGGYEEVCRQYLDECTYTCENGRPTSPDSIYNLRTELKNHEKVPRREKVLHELRSIAVYQWGPKAVEFIPDNVKTRGRYHRKIMVDNQPIAMLNRDYGLYTLNLKGGEILKDLGLNIVNIDFNLETNTVFAPGINKASHNIIPQDEVVVVKDDEVVGVGKAVMTGREMEACKNGIGVKIKYRVK, from the coding sequence ATGAAAGTAATATGCTCAAGTGAAGAATCTCTCTACCGTCCAGAAGCTGTTAGATGGAGAGAAAGAATGGAACTTATGAAACCAATGGGAGATACTGTAGTCCTACTTCCATGCAGTATGAAAAAACCTTATTCTAATTCTAAATCACACATGCAGTTTAGAAAAGCTACACGTTCATTTCAAGAACTAATAATAACTTCTCCTTTTGGAATATGCCCAAGGGAACTTGAAAATACATTCCCGATCCAATCATATGATGTTGCAGTTACAGGGGACTGGTCACAGGACGAGATTGATGAAGCTGGAAAACTTCTTAAGGAATATGTAAAAGGAAAAAATGTCGTTGCAAATGTAAGCGGAGGATATGAAGAAGTTTGCAGACAGTATTTGGATGAATGCACATATACCTGTGAAAACGGAAGACCAACTTCACCAGATTCAATCTACAACTTAAGAACCGAACTTAAAAATCATGAAAAGGTTCCTAGAAGAGAAAAAGTCCTGCATGAACTCAGATCAATTGCTGTTTATCAATGGGGTCCGAAAGCTGTTGAGTTTATACCAGACAATGTGAAAACCCGTGGAAGATACCACAGGAAAATCATGGTGGACAATCAGCCTATAGCTATGCTAAATAGAGATTATGGCCTTTATACTCTTAATTTGAAAGGGGGAGAAATTCTTAAAGATTTGGGATTGAATATTGTAAATATCGATTTCAATCTTGAAACTAATACAGTATTTGCACCAGGAATTAATAAGGCATCCCACAACATAATTCCTCAAGATGAGGTTGTTGTTGTAAAAGACGATGAGGTTGTTGGAGTTGGAAAAGCGGTGATGACTGGCCGTGAAATGGAAGCATGCAAAAACGGGATTGGTGTAAAAATAAAATATAGGGTAAAATAA
- a CDS encoding glycosyltransferase family 2 protein, producing MDDKISIILPIFNVGPHLRGGIDSLINQTIGHENLEIIMVDDCSKDDSGEIIDEYAAKYDCCKAIHFEENSGSATAPRNRGIEEATGNYLMFLDPDDRFVEDACETLYAAIVEHDADVAFARFRRIFPDKVQKSYSPFIDDLETNYPGEEFQEANPLNISDALWKSVFKRILYGRDNPSNYNRDRPIDEIVIEDIQEEIDILNIPPAVWSKIYRADFIKNNDIRFPDFRCGEDLAFSFEVFLKAKGIVFLNNYMCCNYYIRDSGEDKSITHDVDARFLKELMDSYTYCRKLTVNYPKEVQVTIDPYLMYWINAWRGASLTKEENIELLKSINKLREIHKSSLKSILLLSTMSTLVESAIHTKKSN from the coding sequence ATGGATGATAAGATAAGTATTATTTTACCTATTTTTAATGTAGGTCCTCACTTGAGGGGAGGTATTGATTCGCTAATCAATCAGACAATCGGCCATGAAAATCTTGAAATTATTATGGTTGATGACTGTTCCAAAGACGATAGTGGGGAAATTATTGATGAATACGCCGCTAAATATGACTGTTGCAAAGCCATTCATTTTGAAGAGAATAGCGGATCTGCAACCGCTCCCAGAAATAGGGGGATTGAGGAGGCTACAGGAAATTATCTGATGTTTTTGGATCCTGATGACAGATTTGTTGAAGACGCTTGCGAAACTTTATATGCTGCAATAGTTGAACATGATGCTGATGTTGCATTTGCTCGTTTTAGGCGAATATTTCCAGATAAGGTTCAGAAATCCTATTCTCCATTTATTGACGATCTAGAGACAAATTATCCTGGTGAAGAATTTCAGGAGGCAAATCCTTTAAATATTTCCGATGCTCTTTGGAAAAGCGTTTTTAAAAGAATCCTTTATGGAAGGGACAATCCATCAAATTACAATAGGGATAGGCCAATCGATGAAATTGTTATTGAGGACATTCAGGAAGAAATAGATATCCTAAACATTCCCCCTGCAGTTTGGAGCAAGATATACAGGGCAGATTTCATTAAAAATAATGATATTCGTTTTCCCGATTTTCGTTGCGGGGAGGATTTGGCATTCTCATTTGAAGTTTTCCTTAAGGCAAAAGGCATAGTATTTTTAAACAATTACATGTGTTGCAATTATTATATTCGTGATTCTGGTGAGGACAAGTCAATAACTCATGATGTTGATGCAAGATTCTTGAAAGAGCTAATGGATTCATATACATATTGCAGAAAACTAACTGTAAATTATCCAAAAGAGGTGCAGGTTACAATAGATCCTTATCTTATGTATTGGATAAACGCTTGGAGAGGAGCTTCACTTACAAAAGAAGAAAATATAGAACTTCTTAAAAGTATTAACAAGCTAAGGGAAATACACAAAAGTTCTTTAAAATCAATATTGCTGCTGTCCACAATGTCAACATTGGTGGAATCTGCAATACATACAAAAAAAAGTAATTAA
- a CDS encoding metal-sulfur cluster assembly factor, whose protein sequence is MSEEMINKVRDAVAVINDPHMGVSIVEMGIVQDIDVDGDKAKIVIKPTNPGCMSVARIAADAKNEAEKVEGIEKAEIVIEGHMMADSINEMINK, encoded by the coding sequence ATGTCAGAAGAAATGATTAACAAAGTTAGAGATGCTGTCGCAGTAATAAATGACCCTCATATGGGAGTAAGTATCGTAGAAATGGGTATTGTACAAGATATCGATGTAGACGGCGACAAAGCTAAAATTGTCATTAAACCAACCAACCCAGGTTGTATGAGTGTTGCACGTATCGCAGCTGATGCAAAAAATGAAGCTGAAAAAGTTGAAGGAATCGAAAAAGCTGAAATTGTTATTGAAGGACACATGATGGCAGATTCCATTAACGAAATGATTAACAAATAA
- a CDS encoding amino acid-binding protein has product MWEKLREKFEKYPARMKVAKKMIELGLSLNDDGKIYCGNLKISDKSLATAANVDRRAIKSTIEVIQNDPELFNLFNNIMPAGTLLKNIAKSLNLGVIEIEVTSENENILSAVTKIISEKKVNIRQAYAEDIEMEEYPHLTIITNEMVPGDTINEFLKIKGVNRVSIY; this is encoded by the coding sequence ATGTGGGAAAAATTAAGGGAAAAATTTGAAAAATATCCTGCCAGAATGAAGGTAGCTAAAAAGATGATCGAACTTGGATTAAGTTTGAACGATGACGGGAAAATATATTGTGGTAACCTTAAAATAAGTGACAAGTCACTAGCTACTGCCGCCAATGTCGATAGAAGAGCAATAAAATCAACAATTGAAGTCATTCAAAACGATCCCGAATTATTCAATCTTTTTAACAACATCATGCCTGCAGGAACACTTTTAAAAAATATTGCTAAAAGTTTAAATCTCGGTGTGATTGAAATTGAAGTGACCTCTGAAAATGAAAATATTCTTTCTGCAGTTACAAAGATAATATCTGAAAAAAAAGTAAATATCCGTCAGGCCTATGCCGAAGACATTGAAATGGAAGAATATCCTCACTTAACCATAATTACTAATGAAATGGTTCCAGGAGACACCATAAACGAATTCTTAAAAATAAAAGGAGTAAATAGAGTTTCTATTTACTAG
- a CDS encoding HypC/HybG/HupF family hydrogenase formation chaperone: MCIAAPAQVVEINKEEGCLFADFGGVRQEAKISLLPDVEIGDYVLIHAGYAIEKLTEEAAKESLEAWEELMEVLEEEDREMELARKDAGMLD; this comes from the coding sequence ATGTGTATTGCAGCACCTGCTCAAGTAGTAGAGATAAATAAAGAAGAAGGATGTTTATTTGCTGATTTTGGAGGGGTAAGACAAGAAGCAAAAATAAGTTTGTTACCTGATGTTGAAATAGGCGATTATGTGTTAATACATGCAGGTTATGCTATTGAAAAATTAACCGAGGAAGCAGCAAAAGAATCTCTTGAAGCTTGGGAAGAATTAATGGAAGTTCTCGAAGAAGAAGATAGAGAAATGGAACTGGCAAGAAAAGATGCCGGTATGTTAGACTAG